In Vitis vinifera cultivar Pinot Noir 40024 chromosome 17, ASM3070453v1, one genomic interval encodes:
- the LOC100256333 gene encoding mitochondrial import inner membrane translocase subunit TIM14-3 isoform X3, with translation MESPLVLGVTVATAALGGRYMIRAWQAFKARPSVPHIRRFYEGGFQHSMTRREAALILGVREHAVVEKIKEAHRRVMVANHPDSGGSHYLASKINEAKDVLMGRAKGTGSAF, from the exons ATG GAGTCTCCTTTAGTTCTAGGTGTTACTGTGGCAACTGCTGCCTTGGGAGGTAGATATATGATTAGAGCGTGGCAAGCATTCAAAGCTCGCCCTTCAGTTCCTCATATTCGAAGATTTTATGAGGGTGGTTTTCAGCATTCCATGACGAGGCGTGAGGCAGCATTAATTCTCGGTGTCAG AGAACATGCTGTGGTGGAGAAGATCAAGGAGGCTCACAGGAGAGTGATGGTGGCAAACCACCCTGATAGCGGTGGAAGCCATTATCTGGCTTCCAAGATAAATGAAGCCAAGGATGTCTTAATGGGGAGAGCTAAGGGAACTGGTTCTGCATTCTAA
- the LOC100256333 gene encoding mitochondrial import inner membrane translocase subunit TIM14-3 isoform X1, with amino-acid sequence MGDVSSCNSTKGCNSSSWKESPLVLGVTVATAALGGRYMIRAWQAFKARPSVPHIRRFYEGGFQHSMTRREAALILGVREHAVVEKIKEAHRRVMVANHPDSGGSHYLASKINEAKDVLMGRAKGTGSAF; translated from the exons ATG GGTGATGTTTCCTCTTGCAACTCCACTAAAGGTTGTAATAGCTCTTCATGGAAG GAGTCTCCTTTAGTTCTAGGTGTTACTGTGGCAACTGCTGCCTTGGGAGGTAGATATATGATTAGAGCGTGGCAAGCATTCAAAGCTCGCCCTTCAGTTCCTCATATTCGAAGATTTTATGAGGGTGGTTTTCAGCATTCCATGACGAGGCGTGAGGCAGCATTAATTCTCGGTGTCAG AGAACATGCTGTGGTGGAGAAGATCAAGGAGGCTCACAGGAGAGTGATGGTGGCAAACCACCCTGATAGCGGTGGAAGCCATTATCTGGCTTCCAAGATAAATGAAGCCAAGGATGTCTTAATGGGGAGAGCTAAGGGAACTGGTTCTGCATTCTAA
- the LOC100256333 gene encoding mitochondrial import inner membrane translocase subunit TIM14-3 isoform X2, whose protein sequence is MLENLNCINESPLVLGVTVATAALGGRYMIRAWQAFKARPSVPHIRRFYEGGFQHSMTRREAALILGVREHAVVEKIKEAHRRVMVANHPDSGGSHYLASKINEAKDVLMGRAKGTGSAF, encoded by the exons ATGTTGGAAAATCTAAATTGTATAAAT GAGTCTCCTTTAGTTCTAGGTGTTACTGTGGCAACTGCTGCCTTGGGAGGTAGATATATGATTAGAGCGTGGCAAGCATTCAAAGCTCGCCCTTCAGTTCCTCATATTCGAAGATTTTATGAGGGTGGTTTTCAGCATTCCATGACGAGGCGTGAGGCAGCATTAATTCTCGGTGTCAG AGAACATGCTGTGGTGGAGAAGATCAAGGAGGCTCACAGGAGAGTGATGGTGGCAAACCACCCTGATAGCGGTGGAAGCCATTATCTGGCTTCCAAGATAAATGAAGCCAAGGATGTCTTAATGGGGAGAGCTAAGGGAACTGGTTCTGCATTCTAA
- the LOC100264734 gene encoding uncharacterized protein LOC100264734 isoform X2, translated as MNANEVSANVHDHGKVVDQQKNRVQCNYCAKLMSGFSRLRYHLGCVKGDVTPCGEVPENVKELMKTKLLELKRGSLGKEVGTLEYPDLPWKRKWYPSPSAIEHRKLQTTQKAGSDSRKDVQKDTVSENGVTKEVSLPNGRRGSQKVEDHKEREDSSSRQAKKCIGRFFYELGTDLSAATSPSFQRMITAALGCGQIGYKLPSCQELKGWILKEEVKEMQQYVKDVRNSWANTGCSILLDGWMDEKGRNLINVLADCPKGTIYIRSCDISAFIADVDALQFFIEQIIEEVGVENVVQIITYSISDCMAAAGQRLMEKFRTVFWTVSASYCIELMLEKIGMMDPIRGILDKAKAITKFIHSHATVLKLMRNYTSANTLVKPSKIKLAKPFLTLENIVSEKDNLQNMFVSSGWNSLIWASREEGKRVADLVVDPAFWTGAIMVLKATIPLVRVLSWINGSDKPQMGYIYDTMDQAKEAIAKEFKDKKSQYMPFWEVIDEIWNKHLYSPLHSTGYYLNPHFFYSSDFHCDAEVASGILCCIVRMVPDLHVQDVIGLQLDKYLWTEGAFAQGSAFDQRTNIPPVLWWSHYGRQHPEFQRFATRILSQTCDGASRYELKKSLAEKLLMKGRNPIEQQRLSDLIFLHYNLHLQGFKSRLNADIVLEEIDPMDDWIVEEAKESSSQNGDTAWMDLDCEDRTIIEDLVNGRGPSSIQPKVLTF; from the exons ATGAATGCAAATGAAGTTTCTGCTAATGTTCATGATCATGGTAAGGTTGTCGATCAACAAAAGAATAGAGTTCAATGTAACTACTGTGCTAAATTGATGAGTGGGTTCAGCCGGCTTAGATACCACTTAGGATGTGTAAAAGGGGATGTAACCCCTTGTGGAGAAGTACCTGAAAATGTGAAGGAACTGATGAAAACCAAGTTGCTTGAACTGAAAAGAGGCAGTCTCGGCAAGGAAGTGGGGACCTTGGAATACCCAGATCTTCCTTGGAAGAGGAAATGGTATCCTAGCCCAAGTGCCATTGAGCATAGAAAGCTCCAAACCACCCAAAAAGCTGGTTCAGATAGCAGAAAGGATGTACAGAAGGACACAGTGTCAGAAAATGGAGTGACCAAAGAGGTTTCATTACCCAATGGAAGAAGAGGTTCACAAAAAGTTGAAGATCATAAAGAAAGAGAGGATTCATCATCAAGGCAAGCCAAGAAATGCATTGGtagatttttttatgaattgggTACTGATCTCAGTGCTGCAACATCTCCTAGCTTCCAAAGAATGATAACTGCTGCTCTCGGTTGTGGTCAGATTGGGTATAAGCTTCCTAGCTGTCAGGAATTAAAAGGCTGGATCCTAAAAGAGGAAGTGAAAGAGATGCAACAGTATGTGAAGGATGTTAGAAACTCATGGGCAAACACAGGGTGTAGTATCTTATTGGATGGGTGGATGGATGAAAAGGGCAGGAACCTTATTAATGTTCTAGCAGATTGCCCAAAGGGCACAATTTATATCCGGTCATGTGATATTTCAGCCTTTATTGCTGATGTTGATGCCTTACAGTTTTTTATTGAACAAATTATTGAGGAGGTTGGGGTTGAAAATGTTGTTCAAATTATCACATATTCAATCTCAGACTGTATGGCAGCTGCAGGCCAGAGATTAATGGAGAAGTTCCGGACAGTGTTTTGGACAGTTAGTGCATCTTATTGCATAGAGCTCATGTTAGAAAAGATTGGGATGATGGATCCCATTAGAGGAATATTGGATAAGGCCAAGGCCATTACAAAGTTCATTCACAGTCATGCAACAGTTTTGAAGCTCATGAGAAATTATACTTCTGCTAATACCCTGGTAAAaccatcaaaaattaaattggcAAAACCCTTCTTGACTTTAGAGAATATAGTCTCAGAGAAAGACAACCTGCAAAATATGTTTGTCTCATCTGGGTGGAACTCCTTGATCTGGGCATCTAGGGAAGAGGGGAAGAGGGTAGCTGACTTAGTGGTGGATCCCGCTTTCTGGACTGGGGCCATAATGGTCTTAAAGGCAACTATTCCTCTGGTGCGAGTTTTGAGTTGGATCAATGGGAGTGATAAACCCCAAATGGGTTACATATACGACACGATGGACCAAGCAAAAGAAGCTATTGCAAAGGAATTTAAAGATAAGAAATCTCAGTACATGCCATTCTGGGAAGTGATTGATGAGATTTGGAACAAACATCTATATAGCCCTCTCCATTCTACAGGTTACTATTTAAACCCGCATTTCTTCTATTCAAGTGACTTCCATTGTGATGCAGAGGTTGCCAGTGGTATCCTGTGTTGTATCGTCCGTATGGTACCAGATCTGCATGTTCAAGACGTGATAGGTCTACAGCTTGATAAGTACTTATGGACTGAAGGTGCTTTTGCCCAAGGAAGTGCCTTTGACCAAAGAACTAATATTCCTCCAG tCTTATGGTGGTCTCATTATGGCCGACAACATCCTGAGTTCCAAAGATTTGCCACTCGGATTCTAAGCCAGACATGCGATGGTGCCTCGAGATATGAGCTGAAAAAGAGTTTGGCTGAGAAGCTGCTGATGAAAGGAAGGAATCCTATAGAGCAACAACGATTGAGTGATCTGATATTTCTTCACTATAATCTGCACTTGCAGGGTTTTAAGTCAAGATTAAACGCAGACATTGTGCTTGAAGAGATTGACCCAATGGATGATTGGATTGTTGAAGAAGCAAAAGAGAGTTCGTCTCAAAATGGTGACACAGCATGGATGGACTTGGATTGTGAAGATAGAACCATCATTGAAGATTTAGTTAATGGAAGGGGACCTTCTAGCATTCAACCAAAG GTCTTGACTTTTTGA
- the LOC100264734 gene encoding uncharacterized protein LOC100264734 isoform X1 produces MNANEVSANVHDHGKVVDQQKNRVQCNYCAKLMSGFSRLRYHLGCVKGDVTPCGEVPENVKELMKTKLLELKRGSLGKEVGTLEYPDLPWKRKWYPSPSAIEHRKLQTTQKAGSDSRKDVQKDTVSENGVTKEVSLPNGRRGSQKVEDHKEREDSSSRQAKKCIGRFFYELGTDLSAATSPSFQRMITAALGCGQIGYKLPSCQELKGWILKEEVKEMQQYVKDVRNSWANTGCSILLDGWMDEKGRNLINVLADCPKGTIYIRSCDISAFIADVDALQFFIEQIIEEVGVENVVQIITYSISDCMAAAGQRLMEKFRTVFWTVSASYCIELMLEKIGMMDPIRGILDKAKAITKFIHSHATVLKLMRNYTSANTLVKPSKIKLAKPFLTLENIVSEKDNLQNMFVSSGWNSLIWASREEGKRVADLVVDPAFWTGAIMVLKATIPLVRVLSWINGSDKPQMGYIYDTMDQAKEAIAKEFKDKKSQYMPFWEVIDEIWNKHLYSPLHSTGYYLNPHFFYSSDFHCDAEVASGILCCIVRMVPDLHVQDVIGLQLDKYLWTEGAFAQGSAFDQRTNIPPVLWWSHYGRQHPEFQRFATRILSQTCDGASRYELKKSLAEKLLMKGRNPIEQQRLSDLIFLHYNLHLQGFKSRLNADIVLEEIDPMDDWIVEEAKESSSQNGDTAWMDLDCEDRTIIEDLVNGRGPSSIQPKVETRS; encoded by the exons ATGAATGCAAATGAAGTTTCTGCTAATGTTCATGATCATGGTAAGGTTGTCGATCAACAAAAGAATAGAGTTCAATGTAACTACTGTGCTAAATTGATGAGTGGGTTCAGCCGGCTTAGATACCACTTAGGATGTGTAAAAGGGGATGTAACCCCTTGTGGAGAAGTACCTGAAAATGTGAAGGAACTGATGAAAACCAAGTTGCTTGAACTGAAAAGAGGCAGTCTCGGCAAGGAAGTGGGGACCTTGGAATACCCAGATCTTCCTTGGAAGAGGAAATGGTATCCTAGCCCAAGTGCCATTGAGCATAGAAAGCTCCAAACCACCCAAAAAGCTGGTTCAGATAGCAGAAAGGATGTACAGAAGGACACAGTGTCAGAAAATGGAGTGACCAAAGAGGTTTCATTACCCAATGGAAGAAGAGGTTCACAAAAAGTTGAAGATCATAAAGAAAGAGAGGATTCATCATCAAGGCAAGCCAAGAAATGCATTGGtagatttttttatgaattgggTACTGATCTCAGTGCTGCAACATCTCCTAGCTTCCAAAGAATGATAACTGCTGCTCTCGGTTGTGGTCAGATTGGGTATAAGCTTCCTAGCTGTCAGGAATTAAAAGGCTGGATCCTAAAAGAGGAAGTGAAAGAGATGCAACAGTATGTGAAGGATGTTAGAAACTCATGGGCAAACACAGGGTGTAGTATCTTATTGGATGGGTGGATGGATGAAAAGGGCAGGAACCTTATTAATGTTCTAGCAGATTGCCCAAAGGGCACAATTTATATCCGGTCATGTGATATTTCAGCCTTTATTGCTGATGTTGATGCCTTACAGTTTTTTATTGAACAAATTATTGAGGAGGTTGGGGTTGAAAATGTTGTTCAAATTATCACATATTCAATCTCAGACTGTATGGCAGCTGCAGGCCAGAGATTAATGGAGAAGTTCCGGACAGTGTTTTGGACAGTTAGTGCATCTTATTGCATAGAGCTCATGTTAGAAAAGATTGGGATGATGGATCCCATTAGAGGAATATTGGATAAGGCCAAGGCCATTACAAAGTTCATTCACAGTCATGCAACAGTTTTGAAGCTCATGAGAAATTATACTTCTGCTAATACCCTGGTAAAaccatcaaaaattaaattggcAAAACCCTTCTTGACTTTAGAGAATATAGTCTCAGAGAAAGACAACCTGCAAAATATGTTTGTCTCATCTGGGTGGAACTCCTTGATCTGGGCATCTAGGGAAGAGGGGAAGAGGGTAGCTGACTTAGTGGTGGATCCCGCTTTCTGGACTGGGGCCATAATGGTCTTAAAGGCAACTATTCCTCTGGTGCGAGTTTTGAGTTGGATCAATGGGAGTGATAAACCCCAAATGGGTTACATATACGACACGATGGACCAAGCAAAAGAAGCTATTGCAAAGGAATTTAAAGATAAGAAATCTCAGTACATGCCATTCTGGGAAGTGATTGATGAGATTTGGAACAAACATCTATATAGCCCTCTCCATTCTACAGGTTACTATTTAAACCCGCATTTCTTCTATTCAAGTGACTTCCATTGTGATGCAGAGGTTGCCAGTGGTATCCTGTGTTGTATCGTCCGTATGGTACCAGATCTGCATGTTCAAGACGTGATAGGTCTACAGCTTGATAAGTACTTATGGACTGAAGGTGCTTTTGCCCAAGGAAGTGCCTTTGACCAAAGAACTAATATTCCTCCAG tCTTATGGTGGTCTCATTATGGCCGACAACATCCTGAGTTCCAAAGATTTGCCACTCGGATTCTAAGCCAGACATGCGATGGTGCCTCGAGATATGAGCTGAAAAAGAGTTTGGCTGAGAAGCTGCTGATGAAAGGAAGGAATCCTATAGAGCAACAACGATTGAGTGATCTGATATTTCTTCACTATAATCTGCACTTGCAGGGTTTTAAGTCAAGATTAAACGCAGACATTGTGCTTGAAGAGATTGACCCAATGGATGATTGGATTGTTGAAGAAGCAAAAGAGAGTTCGTCTCAAAATGGTGACACAGCATGGATGGACTTGGATTGTGAAGATAGAACCATCATTGAAGATTTAGTTAATGGAAGGGGACCTTCTAGCATTCAACCAAAGGTGGAGACTCG GTCTTGA